In Pyrus communis chromosome 8, drPyrComm1.1, whole genome shotgun sequence, one genomic interval encodes:
- the LOC137742841 gene encoding uncharacterized protein has protein sequence MALSCLWKKLPQVGLRCEAPPHRKEFAFRLEDETNNPIGEAEKAIAMIFIRRHIHDALQTEYRAEEDPRVLWVALADRFDHQKDIFLPEARHDWQHLRFKDFKSVNEYNYEVFRIRSLLKFHNETLTEEDLLEMTYSTVSTTNIVLQQQYRA, from the exons ATGGCGCTCTCAT gtctctggaagaaactacctcaagtgggtctaagatgtgaagctccacctcaccgGAAGGAATTTGCGTTCCGCCTTGAAGATGAGACGAACAACCCGATTGGTGAAGCTGAGAAAGCcattgccatgatcttcatccgaagacatattcatgatgcACTACAAACTGAGTACCGTGCTGAGGAAGATCCACGAGTACTTTGGGTCGCTTTGGCTGATcgctttgatcaccaaaaggacatcttcttgcctgaagcaagacatgactggcagcaTTTACGCTTcaaagactttaagtctgtgaatgaatataattatgaagtttttcgaatccgatcacttctcaagtttcaTAATGAGACCTTGACCGAAGAGGATCTCCTGGAAATGACCTATTCAACCGTCTCTACTACTAATATTGTCCtacagcaacaatatagggcttAG